The segment CGCTGCGACTCGGCGGAAAGCACGCCCGTGACGAAGTCGGTCCGCCGCCTGTCTGTGCGAACTGCTGGAGGCGTTCGACGCCGGAGGTACCGACCAGGCAGCACAAAGGGGCGCTGCGATCCGCGTGCTCCACGGGCAGTGGCCGACAGTGCTGGGAGCAGGCGATGGGCGTTGACCCTTAAATCCTGGCCTCGCCGCGGTCGAAGTACGGGTCGATCGCGTACACGTAGCCGCCGCGCTGCTGTGCGGCCTGGGCGCGCAGAGCCTGGGTGACCGGGGGAACGGCGGGGGCAGGGTTGGTCGGGGTGGTCACAGCGACTGGCTCCACTGCTCTTCGAAGGCGATCTGCTCGGCGACAGTGGCCAGCGTCTCGTGGGGTGCGGGTTGGAATGTCTGGATGCGATCGGCGCCGGTGGGGCGAAGGCCGGGCCTGAGGCGGTAGACGAGGAAACCCCCGTGCCCACGGCACATCCCGGAGGGCCAGGTGTCGCGACGCGAGCCGTTGACGCCCAGGAGCCACCCCTGGGGTTCGATCTGCTCGCGGATGCGGGTGAGCGCCTCGAAGCAGTCATCTGCTCTGCCGGTGGCATGCCCCCAAGGGCCGTCGGCGATCACGGTGAAATCGTGGTTCTCGCCCTCCCAGCGCAGGACGGTGTCGGCCTGCTGGGCGCCGTTGAAGGCGAGGACTTCGAAACGGTCGGGGACCAGGTATCCACTCATCGGGTCCATCCTTGGGGCGGCTGAGCTCTGCACCCCTGCTTGTGTCGACCTGCCACGACTTCAGAGAGTGCCGGGCCAGGCAGCTCGGTACGACAGTAGTCACATGGCCTGAGCAGGGGCGATACTAGATTGACGTCTGCGATCCCCGCGAATCGGGAGAGGGCGCGCGTCCTTCCCGAAGGCGTAATCAGTGGTGACCCAGGCGATGGGGAATGGGGAGACACGGGGGCGTTCGAGCATGGCGTGTACGGCGGGCTCGACGTACTCCGCGAACCAGTCGTCCGGGTGCGGGGTGAAGGGCAGACAAGCGAAGGGCGCACCGGCGCCGGGGCCCACTGCCTTCAGGCCGCCCGCGGGGACAATCCGGCTATACGGAGGGGGCGTTCCGGGTGGGATGGTTGACTACGGATCACGGAGGCCGTCGATGAGAGAAGCAATCACGCCCCTGCTGGATCCCCTCGCGGAGCTGTCCCGACAAGCCGCCGCGTACGACTGGGCGGCCAACGAGGCACTGACCTTGGACCCGCGCTATCGGGAGCGCCAACTGCCACTTCTCAACAACCGGGCCAGAGCGCCTCTCGGGCCCGAAATCGGCGCGGCTGAGTACTGGCCGCCGATCCGCTCAGCGGTGATCCCGATCGACAGCCGGCGGTTGGCTGCCGATCCCGGCGTCACCGCCTTCGTCGACGATCTCCGCCGTAGCGACGTAGCATCACTGGTTTGGTGGCCGGGACTTGCCCTGCGGGCCGACCGCATGCACGCCACCCTCGTCGGAGGACTCGAAAAGGGCGCGGAAGTCCCCGCTCAACTGACCCAACGCATCGCAGTGAGGGTCCGCGGGCCATGGATCGGACGATTCAATACCGGAAGGATCTACCTTCCGGTACAGGCGGCCGACGTGGAATCCGCGACCGCGCTCGCGCAGTTGCGCCTACGGACCCACGCGGACCATCGTCCACTCCTGGCCGGCTATCTGCAGCTCACCGACGATGTCACCGGCGACTCCTACCGGCAGCTCCGCGACATCGTCGCCACCCACCAGAGCAGCATCGCGGTGCACTTGTCGCTGTCCGAGCTCTGCCTCATGGACACCATGGATGACCTGGTGTTGCGCTCTCAGCTCGCCGCCCGGATCCGGTTGCGGAACGACTGAGCGGCCACTGTACTGCCAGAGTCGCCAACTACCCACTTCCTGCCCGAATTCGGGCAGGAGGCTCTTGTAGCATCCAGTGAATGACGTACACGGTGGGAACGGTGGAGCGCATATGGCGCTATCCGATCAAGTCGACGGGGGGTGAGCGGCTGGAGCAGGCAGAGGTTATCGCCCGGGGCCTCGCCGGGGACCGGCTGTTCGCGGTGCGCGATGGCGAGGGCAAATTCGGCTCGGGGAAGAACACCCGGCGATTCCGCAGGATGCCTGGCCTACTGGAGTTGCGTTCCCGCTACCCGGACGGGACGGAGCGGCCCGAGCTGCTGGATCTACACGGCGCGGTCGTTGCGGACCCAACCGCCTTCCTTCGCCGCTACCTTGGCCGGGACGATGTCGAACTGGCCCGTGAGCGGGAGATCTCCCACTTCGATCAGCTTCCCCTCAGTGTTCTCAGCACCGCCACCCTCGACTGGGTGCGCGCGGCCGTTCCCGGTGTCCCGGTCGACGAGCGGCGCTTCCGACCGAATCTCCTGATACGCACCCCACCGGGTACCCGTCCGTTCGCCGAGGACGACTGGTTCGGATGCACGGCACGGATCGGGCGCACCCTGTGCGTGGAGTTCGTGCGCTCCAGCGAGCGATGCGTGATGACCAATCAGGCCCAGCGGGATCTGCCGCACTCCCCGCTGATACTGCGAGCCATCGCGAAGGCGCATCACTCCCGGCTCGATGCCCTGGCCACGGTGCTGGTGCCCGGCCCGGTGAGTTCCGGTGATGCTGTCACTCTCCTTTGACGGGGCCGTGTGGGCCGGTGGGGGTGGAGACGACGGCGCGGTGCCGCGCTCGGGCGAGGGCGATCAGCACGGTGGTGCACAGTACGGCGGCGGCGCCGGCGAAGTACTGCACTGCGGGCAGCAGGCCGACAATGGTGGCGAGGAAACCGACTCCGATGACCGGCAGGCCGACCCCGAGGTAGAGGATCACGTAGAAGCTGGAAAGCACGTCAGCGTGCCGGTCGGCCGGGGCAGCTTGGCTGACCGCGGTGAGGCCACCGAGGAACGCCAGACCTTGGCCGACTCCTGCGATCACGGTCGCGGCGAACAGTACTGTCAGCGAGGACAGTCCGCCGGCCAGGGCCAGCAGCGCGAGGCCGGCAGCCAGCAGCGGAAGCCCCGTCAGCTCCAGGCTTCGGGCCGGCTTCCCGTAGCCGACGAGCTGGGCGAGTACGGAACAGGCCAGCATCAGCGCCACGGTGGCACCGCCCAGCAATAGGTTCTTGCTGTTCGCCAACGTGGCCACGTAGGGAGGGATGAGCGTGAGGAACAGGCCGATGACGGCGAAGGCGAGGAAGCCGGCCGTCCCACTGGTGGCGAACGTGGCGCGCATGGCAACGGGGATCTCGGGACGGCGGGGCCGCCACCGCATTGCGGGGCGTGTGGCCGGCAGCGCGACCAGCGCCGCTGCGGCCGGTACCAGCAGTACGACTTCCACGGCGAACGGCAGCACATGCGGAGCCGGGGCGTACTGAGCCAGGAGACCGGCCAGCACGGGCCCGAGTCCCAGACCACCTACGGAGGCCACGGTCGAAACCAGCGCCGCCTTGCGCCGGTTGCCGTTCGGCTCCAGCTCCGCCAGTGATGCGGTTAACGGTCCTGATGCCGCGCCGAGCGCCATCCCCTGCAGCACGCGAGCCGCGAACAGCCACCCCGTGCTTGTGGCGAGCGCGAACACCACCGACCCCAGTGCGGCCAGAGCTACCGCAGGCAGCAGCACTCGCCGGCGGCCGATGGCGTCCGACAGCGGGCCGGCCACCAGCAGGGAAGGGATCAGCGTGGCCACATATGCCGCGAAGATCAGCGTCACGACCAGTGGCGAGAATCCGAATCGCTCCTGGTAGTCCCCGTACAGCGGGGTGGGCAGATTGGTTCCCGTCAGCAGGATCAGCAGCGCGTATGCCGTGGCCCAGAACCGTCGGCCGGCTGGGCGGGGTCGCTGCTCCACGTCGGCTTCCGGTGAACCGGACGGCTCGGTTCTGCGGTGACGGCGTGGCATTTCGCGGTTCTGTGCGGGGACCGGCTGATCGAGCGGCATGCGTGCCTCCTCAGGCTCATGTTCGAGATGTGCGAACATAGCAGATGTTCGTCAGCCCCGAACATGGCGTTATGCTGAAGGCATGGCGAGCCGTACCGCGACGAAGCTTGTGCACCCCGACCGCACCCAACTGCGGTTCACCACCGTCCTGGCCGCCCTCGGCGACCCGGTACGTCTGGCCATCGTCGCCCGCCTCGCAGACGCCGAACCCGACGGCGAACTGGCGTGTACGACGTTCGCCCTGTCCGTCAGCAAGTCCACCCAGAGCGGCCACTTCAGGGTGCTGCGGGAAGCCGGCGTGATCCGTCAGCGCGACGAGGGAACCCGGCGACTGAACCGACTGCGCCGGGACGACATCGACGACCGCTTCCCGGGCCTCCTCGATCTCGCCATTCGCCATGGGCGAGACATGCTCGCTGACTGGTAACCCTGTCGTCGGCGCGCCGGATATCCGCAGATCCGACGACGGGGGCGGGGGCTGAAGCGGATAACGCGTCTCCCCGGCCAGGCCTCAGCTGTCAGACGTCGACTGCTCGTCGTCACGCGCCGGGGGCGTCCGGAGCTCGCGGTACCAGCTGCCCCAGGTGTCGAGCTGACCGATGATGTCCCGCAGGCTCTCGCCGACTTCGGTGAGCGTGTACTCCACCTTCGGCGGCACTTCCGCGTAGACCTTCCGCGATACGAGACCGTCCTCCTCCAGCTCCCGAAGCTGCCGGGTGAGCATCCGCTGGGTGACGGTGGGCATGGCCTGTCTGAGTGCGCCGAATCGGTGCGTGCCTAACAAGAGGTACCGGATGATCAGCAGCTTCCATTTCCCGCCGACGACCGACAGCACCACCTCGGTGTTGCACCATTCGGCCATCGCTTCCACCTGCTCGCGTTCTCGCCTCATGATCATCACTGTAGCCAGGTATACCGACTGGAACTATGCGGCCGAAGGGCCCCCAAGGCACAGGAAAGACCGTACTTGTGGCGGAAGTTCCCGCTGCACACAGTGGTGTGGTGCTGACTGAGACCCAACAGACGACCCCTCACCGATGGGCGGCGCTGAGCGTGCTGTGCGCCGGCCTGCTCCTGGTCGGAATGGACCTGACGGTGCTGAACGTGGCGGTGCCGACGATCAGCAGAGAGCTCTTGCCGAGCGGATCCGAGCTCCTCTGGATCGTCGACAGCTATGCGCTGACCGTGGCCGCCGGGCTGATCGCCTGCGGGACACTGGGAGACCGGTTCGGGCGCAAGCGGATGCTGATGGCCGGCTTCGCGGTCTTCGGTGTCGCGTCGGCGGCCGCGGCGCTGGCGGTCACCCCCGGGCAGTTGATCGCCGCTCGGGCGGCACTCGGGATCGGGGGCACGATGATGATGGCTACTACGCCCGCCATCATCAGGGCCATATTCCCCGCCGACCGGGAGCGGTCGGTGGCGATCGGCCTGTGGACCGCGGCGAACAGCGTGGGAGTCTCCGTGGGGCCGCTCCT is part of the Streptomyces platensis genome and harbors:
- a CDS encoding MOSC domain-containing protein, translated to MTYTVGTVERIWRYPIKSTGGERLEQAEVIARGLAGDRLFAVRDGEGKFGSGKNTRRFRRMPGLLELRSRYPDGTERPELLDLHGAVVADPTAFLRRYLGRDDVELAREREISHFDQLPLSVLSTATLDWVRAAVPGVPVDERRFRPNLLIRTPPGTRPFAEDDWFGCTARIGRTLCVEFVRSSERCVMTNQAQRDLPHSPLILRAIAKAHHSRLDALATVLVPGPVSSGDAVTLL
- a CDS encoding MFS transporter; protein product: MEQRPRPAGRRFWATAYALLILLTGTNLPTPLYGDYQERFGFSPLVVTLIFAAYVATLIPSLLVAGPLSDAIGRRRVLLPAVALAALGSVVFALATSTGWLFAARVLQGMALGAASGPLTASLAELEPNGNRRKAALVSTVASVGGLGLGPVLAGLLAQYAPAPHVLPFAVEVVLLVPAAAALVALPATRPAMRWRPRRPEIPVAMRATFATSGTAGFLAFAVIGLFLTLIPPYVATLANSKNLLLGGATVALMLACSVLAQLVGYGKPARSLELTGLPLLAAGLALLALAGGLSSLTVLFAATVIAGVGQGLAFLGGLTAVSQAAPADRHADVLSSFYVILYLGVGLPVIGVGFLATIVGLLPAVQYFAGAAAVLCTTVLIALARARHRAVVSTPTGPHGPVKGE
- a CDS encoding ArsR/SmtB family transcription factor, whose amino-acid sequence is MASRTATKLVHPDRTQLRFTTVLAALGDPVRLAIVARLADAEPDGELACTTFALSVSKSTQSGHFRVLREAGVIRQRDEGTRRLNRLRRDDIDDRFPGLLDLAIRHGRDMLADW
- a CDS encoding winged helix-turn-helix transcriptional regulator, which produces MRREREQVEAMAEWCNTEVVLSVVGGKWKLLIIRYLLLGTHRFGALRQAMPTVTQRMLTRQLRELEEDGLVSRKVYAEVPPKVEYTLTEVGESLRDIIGQLDTWGSWYRELRTPPARDDEQSTSDS